A stretch of Carnobacterium iners DNA encodes these proteins:
- a CDS encoding glycosyltransferase — protein MQLQEFLISAGVFGVVKNLRILIEELYSHSNFNIIVVCGQNQEFYDLLNIKFKAISLISILGYVKDRAYLMRKANLMITKAGGISLSEALAMQVPFVLTPAVLGQ, from the coding sequence ATTCAACTACAAGAATTTTTAATTTCAGCTGGAGTTTTTGGTGTTGTAAAGAATCTCCGAATATTGATTGAAGAACTATATTCCCACAGTAACTTTAACATTATTGTGGTTTGCGGCCAAAATCAGGAATTTTATGACCTACTTAATATAAAGTTTAAAGCTATTTCGCTGATTTCTATTTTAGGCTATGTAAAAGATAGGGCTTATCTTATGAGGAAAGCCAATCTTATGATTACTAAAGCCGGTGGTATTTCTCTTTCAGAAGCATTAGCTATGCAAGTACCCTTTGTCTTAACCCCAGCTGTACTCGGTCAATAA